A single genomic interval of Anopheles marshallii chromosome 2, idAnoMarsDA_429_01, whole genome shotgun sequence harbors:
- the LOC128709659 gene encoding eclosion hormone produces the protein MISNKTVFIGVCVLILTIANNAPVEASPQIELMGGYDIIGICITNCAQCKKMYGAFFEGHLCAEACVQFKGKTIPDCEDLSSIAPFLNKMN, from the exons atgatttcaaacaaaactgtaTTCATCGGAGTTTGTGTGTTGATCCTGACAATCGCCAACAATGCTCCTGTTGAGGCTTCCCCTCAGATTG AACTTATGGGAGGGTACGACATTATTGGGATCTGCATAACAAATTGTGCTCagtgtaaaaaaatgtatggtGCGTTCTTCGAGGGACACCTGTGCGCTGAAGCATGCGTTCAATTTAAAGGCAAAACCATTCCAGATTGTGAAGATTTGAGTTCGATAGCTccatttttgaacaaaatgaattaa